In Periplaneta americana isolate PAMFEO1 chromosome 3, P.americana_PAMFEO1_priV1, whole genome shotgun sequence, the following are encoded in one genomic region:
- the wtrw gene encoding transient receptor potential channel pyrexia, whose protein sequence is MEDPKKSKHTESLDKKKVTLDRAVSMNIERVPLTSLSKYKTVSPKLLGRWKSYRKGVTMQNTENEDDDCHCMKRGESPPADDMVLLDSFEDFGNEAISVRICRNSVRQGLLDLMKPTANGNGGHYLEDIEAGKVTVQDAQQLFAKSSKMERNIAFLWAAFVKRLDFLKWLYSLGVDINFSEPIEGFTALHLSAFSGCVECSKFLISSGANINLAPMWFTPLHSAAFGNSFEVARLLLNNGARLDVTGRMKSNDDFIYGTPLHSAVKANAVECVQLLIGECPDINSVEPGGVSPLHSAAELGHAQPLKILLDAGVDCNLVTRDKKNTALHLAAEGGFPECVSLLLSKGANADARNYRGQTPLHLAARVQSLECVEMLLNIGGCDPNAVDTDKRTPLHSAVGKSLLAFEITETLLIWKAEVNKKDKYGYTPLHIAALNEQSQCVETLLYHGADVSAKTKGGTSALSVIVRKTPASLAMLYQKLDCAISLLDPEASNREVELKMDFRILLQNCHMGEISFLKTFVDAGQKDILEHPLCEAFLYLKWEKIRKYYIARLLFYLIFVLSLSAYVLMALAHNCYNSSKAMNNATLMRDSRMLESDVLCKDNSMIANFLRKRPIVTEVMWYVLVFFTVIELIRKLIGLAAYSSFKQYLCQMENLIEWFVIVSVFVISCIYTGRTYTWQNHVGAFAVLLGWVNLMVMIGQLPMLGCYVAMYTSVQKEFAKLFAAYLCLLIGFTISFCVIFPTSDAFGNPFVGFMKVLVMMTGELEFEDLILGKDDEKKPAFLLEVSAHITFIIFLVFVTVVLMNLLVGIAVHDIQGLQKTAGLLKLVRQTELIAYIESALFSGYLPHYIIKLLQWTALVSPSAYWVAIQVKPLNPREKRLPKNVLKAAYEIAKNRKRCGHTVSSRGSSNTTSFTYIKSRAASFNEENKNIFPQTQESPNVQSLYLGVEEGSKAIAKLSEELKELKEATKLNQIILNQLLDVLNKKCSDC, encoded by the coding sequence GAAGAAGGTAACACTTGATCGAGCAGTCAGCATGAATATTGAAAGGGTTCCACTCACATCTTTATCAAAGTATAAGACAGTGTCACCCAAACTCTTGGGGAGATGGAAGAGCTACAGAAAAGGCGTCACCATGCAGAACACTGAGAATGAAGACGATGATTGCCATTGCATGAAGAGAGGAGAATCACCTCCTGCAGATGACATGGTATTGCTTGACAGCTTCGAGGACTTTGGAAATGAAGCAATAAGTGTAAGAATATGCAGGAATAGTGTCAGACAAGGACTTCTGGATCTTATGAAGCCTACTGCAAACGGAAATGGAGGACATTATCTCGAAGACATCGAGGCTGGTAAAGTTACTGTTCAAGATGCTCAACAATTATTTGCAAAGAGTAGCAAAATGGAAAGGAATATTGCCTTCTTGTGGGCAGCCTTtgttaaaagactggatttccTTAAGTGGCTCTACAGTTTAGGGGTTGATATAAACTTCAGTGAGCCTATTGAAGGGTTTACAGCTCTACATCTGAGTGCATTCAGCGGTTGTGTTGAATGTTCGAAGTTTCTTATTTCAAGTGGTGCTAATATTAATTTGGCTCCAATGTGGTTCACCCCACTACACAGTGCTGCATTTGGAAATTCGTTTGAAGTAGCAAGACTGCTTCTAAACAATGGTGCACGATTAGATGTCACAGGAAGAATGAAAAGTAATGATGACTTCATATATGGCACACCTTTACATTCTGCTGTAAAAGCGAATGCTGTAGAATGTGTACAGCTACTTATAGGGGAATGTCCAGACATCAACTCTGTGGAACCTGGAGGAGTGTCGCCTCTTCATTCAGCTGCCGAATTAGGACATGCTCAACCGTTGAAGATTCTTTTGGATGCCGGCGTTGATTGCAACCTCGTTACTCGTGACAAGAAGAATACTGCCCTTCACCTTGCTGCAGAAGGAGGCTTTCCTGAGTGTGTTTCACTTCTCTTATCCAAAGGTGCTAATGCTGACGCAAGAAACTACAGAGGACAAACACCGTTACATCTTGCAGCTCGTGTACAGTCACtagaatgtgttgaaatgttgcTAAATATTGGAGGTTGCGATCCAAATGCTGTTGATACTGATAAAAGAACACCCCTCCATTCAGCAGTGGGGAAATCTTTGTTGGCGTTTGAAATTACAGAGACACTCTTAATTTGGAAAGCTGAAGTAAATAAAAAGGACAAATACGGTTACACTCCACTCCATATAGCTGCATTGAATGAACAGTCTCAGTGCGTAGAGACACTGCTATATCACGGTGCAGATGTGAGTGCGAAAACCAAGGGTGGCACTTCGGCTCTTAGTGTTATTGTCCGAAAGACTCCAGCGTCATTAGCTATGTTATATCAGAAACTGGACTGTGCAATATCATTACTTGATCCAGAAGCGTCTAACAGGGAAGTGGAATTAAAGATGGATTTTCGTATTCTGTTACAAAACTGTCATATGGGAGAAATAAGCTTTTTGAAGACTTTTGTGGATGCGGGACAAAAGGATATTCTGGAACATCCGCTGTGTGAAGCATTCTTGTACCTGAAATgggagaaaataagaaaatactacATTGCCAGACTTCTTTTCTATTTAATATTTGTTCTGTCCCTTTCAGCGTATGTCCTCATGGCGTTAGCTCATAATTGCTATAACAGTAGTAAAGCAATGAACAATGCGACTCTCATGAGAGACAGTAGAATGCTAGAAAGTGATGTGCTTTGCAAAGACAATTCTATGATAGCTAATTTTCTCAGAAAGAGGCCGATTGTGACTGAAGTTATGTGGTATGTCCTTGTATTTTTTACCGTTATTGAACTGATTCGAAAACTAATTGGACTTGCAGCATACTCCTCTTTTAAACAATATTTGTGCCAGATGGAAAACTTAATCGAATGGTTTGTAATAGTCAGTGTTTTTGTGATTTCATGCATATATACAGGGAGAACATATACCTGGCAGAACCATGTTGGAGCATTTGCTGTGTTATTGGGTTGGGTAAACCTCATGGTTATGATAGGACAGTTACCTATGTTAGGCTGCTATGTGGCAATGTACACTAGTGTACAGAAGGAATTTGCAAAACTTTTTGCAGCGTATCTATGTCTGCTGATTGGatttactattagtttttgtgttattttccCTACTTCAGATGCGTTTGGAAATCCATTTGTTGGCTTCATGAAAGTACTTGTAATGATGACTGGTGAACTAGAGTTTGAAGATCTAATATTAGGCAAAGACGACGAAAAGAAACCGGCTTTTCTTCTGGAAGTCAGTGCACACATAACATTCATTATATTCCTCGTCTTTGTAACTGTAGTTCTGATGAACTTGTTGGTAGGTATTGCCGTACATGATATTCAAGGACTTCAAAAAACAGCAGGACTATTGAAACTCGTTCGTCAGACAGAATTGATTGCGTATATTGAGTCCGCATTATTCAGTGGTTATCTGCCACACTATATTATTAAACTTCTCCAGTGGACTGCCTTGGTTTCACCTTCCGCCTATTGGGTAGCAATACAGGTCAAACCTCTCAATCCTCGAGAAAAAAGGTTACCAAAGAATGTTTTGAAAGCAGCTTATGAGATTGCCAAAAATAGAAAACGGTGTGGTCATACTGTATCCTCTCGGGGTTCCTCTAATACAACGTCATTTACATATATAAAATCCCGTGCAGCGTCATTTAatgaggaaaacaaaaatattttccctCAGACACAGGAGTCTCCAAATGTTCAATCTTTGTACTTAGGAGTTGAAGAAGGATCAAAGGCAATTGCAAAATTAAGTGAGGAGTTAAAGGAGCTCAAAGAAGCTACAAAATTGAATCAGATAATATTAAATCAACTGTTAGATGTACTAAACAAGAAGTGCAGTGATTGTTGA